The following nucleotide sequence is from Nitratidesulfovibrio termitidis HI1.
CACCTGCACAACCCCATCGAGCACGCCGAAGGGCTGCCCAGCAGCTGGCAACGCTCCACCCTGCTGGTGGCGGCCATCACCCTGCACAACATTCCGGAGGGGCTGGCCGTGGGCGTGGCCTTTGGCGCGGTGGCTGCCGACCTGCCATCCGCTTCGCTGGCCGGGGCCGTGGCCCTGGCGCTGGGCATCGGCATCCAGAACTTTCCCGAGGGCACGGCGGTGTCCGTGCCGCTGCGGCGCGAAGGCTTTTCGCGCATGAAGGCATTCCTGTTCGGGCAGGCCTCGGGCATGGTCGAACCCATCGCCGCCGTCATCGGCGCGGCGGCGGTGATCTGGGCGCAGCCGCTGCTGCCGTACGCACTGGCCTTTGCCGCCGGAGCCATGATCTTCGTGGTGGTGGAGGAAGTGATTCCCGAATCGCAGGGTTCCGGCTACGGGGACCTTGCCACCATGGGCGTCATTGCCGGGTTCACCCTGATGATGACCCTGGACGTGGCCCTGGGGTAGCGACGGCGGGGCGGCTCGGCCGGTCCTGGCGTATCGGCGGGGTATGCCCTTGC
It contains:
- a CDS encoding ZIP family metal transporter, with amino-acid sequence MYTAFTQLSPVMQAFLAGLFTWGVTALGAALVFLTKSFSRKALDVMLGFAAGVMVAASFWSLLAPALEMSEHLGRWSFVPAAVGFVLGALFLRLVDMLLPHLHLHNPIEHAEGLPSSWQRSTLLVAAITLHNIPEGLAVGVAFGAVAADLPSASLAGAVALALGIGIQNFPEGTAVSVPLRREGFSRMKAFLFGQASGMVEPIAAVIGAAAVIWAQPLLPYALAFAAGAMIFVVVEEVIPESQGSGYGDLATMGVIAGFTLMMTLDVALG